A DNA window from Vanacampus margaritifer isolate UIUO_Vmar chromosome 19, RoL_Vmar_1.0, whole genome shotgun sequence contains the following coding sequences:
- the LOC144039553 gene encoding uncharacterized protein LOC144039553 isoform X3, with protein MEKRCSGNTKKRSQGYIYKKQLAQSRPHCHGMTPGGGYQQPPGNGPIFCQYSNHDLAAQNAALREQLLSQHHRHDHERQRLLRALKKPGQSKSDDIIAAVNEEWQHCWATREQETAAQFQTHQEGMQRYMDDMAAYFHFQLENMHVHNVDTVCFFQSEMAYLGRAISEKDELARKLKKENAVLVAQNKEMYSELCTLKADAAEPPNSREDGLTNEVLLGQVEKLEDAFESLAVHKEELEVVL; from the exons ATGGAGAAACGCTGCTCTGGAAACACAAAGAAAAGGAGCCAAGGATACATTTACAAAAAGCAGTTGGCACAAAGCAGG CCCCATTGTCACGGGATGACCCCTGGAGGAGGTTACCAGCAGCCTCCAGGGAACGGTCCCATCTTTTGCCAGTACTCCAACCACGATCTGGCGGCACAAAACGCAGCCCTGAGAGAGCAGCTGCTGTCCCAGCACCACCGGCACGACCACGAAAGGCAGCGGCTCCTGAGAGCGCTCAAGAAGCCCGGCCAGTCCAAATCGGACGACATCATCGCGGCCGTGAATGAGGAGTGGCAACATTGCTGGGCCACCCGAGAGCAGGAGACGGCCGCCCAGTTTCAAACCCATCAGGAGGGCATGCAGCGCTACATGGATGACATGGCCGCTTATTTTCACTTCCAGCTGGAAAACATGCACGTGCACAACGTGGACACGGTTTGCTTTTTTCAAAGCGAGATGGCCTACTTGGGCCGAGCCATCTCAGAGAAGGACGAGCTCGCCAGAaagttgaaaaaagaaaacgccGTACTGGTAGCGCAGAATAAAGAGATGTATTCCGAGCTCTGCACATTGAAAGCAGACGCGGCAGAGCCACCAAATTCTCGGGAGGACGGATTGACCAACGAGGTGCTCCTTGGACAAGTGGAAAAGCTGGAGGACGCGTTCGAGAGCCTCGCGGTGCACAAAGAGGAGCTTGAG GTTGTGTTGTAG
- the eif2b4 gene encoding translation initiation factor eIF2B subunit delta isoform X2 — translation MADNVVTDESDKTTDIERAKSEGKELTKEEKQRLRKEKKQQKKYKEKKDDSAKPDASVVPPSQKVPAAGADAAAPSDKAAKSKVELKGERRPRHDSDRSSKQGKKRDGSQQQAAAASAAKPKLPPNELQPVVKRLPEHVQVDDPDVVKKLAKKLERQQIPLRSDYGYKVSLFSHLHQYSRKAPLTQQVGIPSSVIHPAIVRLGLQYSQGIVAGSNARSVALLHAFKQVIRDYTTPPNEELARDLVNKLKPYISFLNQCRPLSASMGNAIKYIKKEISNIPNHCKEDEAKSKLLNGIDCYIDERIVLAAKAVAAIAIEKISDGDVILVYGCSSLVNHILYEAFNMGRKFRVIVVDSRPRLEGREALRRLVQRGISCTYVLISVVSYILPEVSKVLLGAHALLANGYMMSRVGTSQIALVAKAFNVPVLVCCETYKFCERVQTDSFVSNELDDPDNLIVTRKGKAQLAHWQEVRSLGLLNLVYDVTPPDFVDAVITELGMIPCTSVPVVLRVKSVDQ, via the exons ATGGCAGACAACGTAGTGACAG ATGAAAGCGACAAGACAACAGATATTGAGCGCGCAAAG AGTGAAGGCAAAGAGTTgaccaaagaagagaagcagcgGCTGAGGAAAGAGAAGAAGCAGCAGaagaaatacaaagaaaaaaaagatgactctGCAAAACCTGACGCTTCTGTTGTGCCGCCTTCACAGAAAG TACCTGCCGCCGGTGCGGACGCTGCCGCGCCATCAGACAAGGCGGCCAAGAGCAAAGTGGAGCTGAAAGGGGAGAGGAGACCTCGACACGACTCCGACAGGAGCTCCAAGCAAGGCAAAAAGCGCGACGGCAGCCAGCAGCAGGCCGCCGCCGCGTCTGCCGCCAAACCCAAATTGCCACCCAACGAGCTGCAGCCTG TGGTGAAAAGGCTGCCTGAACATGTCCAAGTGGATGACCCTGATGTGGTCAAGAAGCTGGCCAAGAAGCTAGAACGACAACAG ATCCCGCTTCGGTCAGACTATGGTTACAAGGTCAGCCTCTTTTCGCACCTGCACCAGTACAGTCGCAAAGCCCCCCTGACGCAGCAAGTCGG CATCCCCTCGTCGGTCATCCATCCCGCGATCGTCCGACTCGGCCTCCAGTATTCCCAGGGCATCGTGGCGGGGTCCAACGCTCGCTCCGTGGCGCTGCTGCACGCCTTCAAACAG GTCATAAGGGACTACACCACTCCGCCAAATGAAGAGCTAGCCAGAGACTTGGTCAACAAATTGAAACCTTACATAAG TTTCTTGAATCAGTGTCGCCCTCTGTCGGCCAGCATGGGAAATGCAATCAAATATATCAAGAAGGAGATCTCCAACATTCCAAATCACTGCAAGGAAGACGAG GCAAAGAGCAAACTGCTAAACGGCATCGACTGCTACATCGATGAAAGAATCGTCCTGGCGGCCAAAGCCGTGGCGGCCATCGCCATCGAAAAGATCAGCGACGGCGACGTCATCCTTGTCTACGGATG CTCGTCGCTGGTCAACCACATCCTTTACGAAGCCTTCAACATGGGCAGGAAGTTCCGCGTGATCGTGGTGGACAGCAGGCCGCGGTTGGAGGGCCGCGAGGCCCTGAGGCGTCTGGTCCAGCGGGGCATCAGCTGCACCTACGTCCTCATCTCCGTCGTCTCCTACATCCTCCCGGAG GTGTCAAAGGTCCTCCTGGGCGCCCACGCGTTGCTCGCCAACGGTTACATGATGTCCCGCGTGGGCACGTCCCAAATCGCTCTGGTTGCCAAAGCCTTCAACGTGCCTGTGCTGGTGTGCTGCGAGACGTACAAATTCTGCGAGCGGGTGCAGACGGACTCCTTCGTATCAAATGAGCTCG ACGATCCCGACAACCTGATCGTGACGCGGAAGGGCAAGGCGCAGCTGGCGCACTGGCAGGAGGTGCGCTCGCTGGGTCTGCTCAACCTGGTGTACGACGTGACGCCACCCGACTTTGTGGACGCCGTCATCACCGAGCTGGGCATGATCCCGTGCACGTCGGTGCCCGTGGTGCTGCGCGTCAAAAGCGTCGACCAGTGA
- the LOC144039553 gene encoding uncharacterized protein LOC144039553 isoform X1 codes for MEKRCSGNTKKRSQGYIYKKQLAQSRPHCHGMTPGGGYQQPPGNGPIFCQYSNHDLAAQNAALREQLLSQHHRHDHERQRLLRALKKPGQSKSDDIIAAVNEEWQHCWATREQETAAQFQTHQEGMQRYMDDMAAYFHFQLENMHVHNVDTVCFFQSEMAYLGRAISEKDELARKLKKENAVLVAQNKEMYSELCTLKADAAEPPNSREDGLTNEVLLGQVEKLEDAFESLAVHKEELEVRLFSFDVMMLRFSLIMTFTHSL; via the exons ATGGAGAAACGCTGCTCTGGAAACACAAAGAAAAGGAGCCAAGGATACATTTACAAAAAGCAGTTGGCACAAAGCAGG CCCCATTGTCACGGGATGACCCCTGGAGGAGGTTACCAGCAGCCTCCAGGGAACGGTCCCATCTTTTGCCAGTACTCCAACCACGATCTGGCGGCACAAAACGCAGCCCTGAGAGAGCAGCTGCTGTCCCAGCACCACCGGCACGACCACGAAAGGCAGCGGCTCCTGAGAGCGCTCAAGAAGCCCGGCCAGTCCAAATCGGACGACATCATCGCGGCCGTGAATGAGGAGTGGCAACATTGCTGGGCCACCCGAGAGCAGGAGACGGCCGCCCAGTTTCAAACCCATCAGGAGGGCATGCAGCGCTACATGGATGACATGGCCGCTTATTTTCACTTCCAGCTGGAAAACATGCACGTGCACAACGTGGACACGGTTTGCTTTTTTCAAAGCGAGATGGCCTACTTGGGCCGAGCCATCTCAGAGAAGGACGAGCTCGCCAGAaagttgaaaaaagaaaacgccGTACTGGTAGCGCAGAATAAAGAGATGTATTCCGAGCTCTGCACATTGAAAGCAGACGCGGCAGAGCCACCAAATTCTCGGGAGGACGGATTGACCAACGAGGTGCTCCTTGGACAAGTGGAAAAGCTGGAGGACGCGTTCGAGAGCCTCGCGGTGCACAAAGAGGAGCTTGAGGTACGCCTCTTCAGCTTTGATGTGATGATGTTGCGCTTTTCACTTATTATGACCTTCACCCATTCACTCTAG
- the eif2b4 gene encoding translation initiation factor eIF2B subunit delta isoform X1, translated as MADNVVTADESDKTTDIERAKSEGKELTKEEKQRLRKEKKQQKKYKEKKDDSAKPDASVVPPSQKVPAAGADAAAPSDKAAKSKVELKGERRPRHDSDRSSKQGKKRDGSQQQAAAASAAKPKLPPNELQPVVKRLPEHVQVDDPDVVKKLAKKLERQQIPLRSDYGYKVSLFSHLHQYSRKAPLTQQVGIPSSVIHPAIVRLGLQYSQGIVAGSNARSVALLHAFKQVIRDYTTPPNEELARDLVNKLKPYISFLNQCRPLSASMGNAIKYIKKEISNIPNHCKEDEAKSKLLNGIDCYIDERIVLAAKAVAAIAIEKISDGDVILVYGCSSLVNHILYEAFNMGRKFRVIVVDSRPRLEGREALRRLVQRGISCTYVLISVVSYILPEVSKVLLGAHALLANGYMMSRVGTSQIALVAKAFNVPVLVCCETYKFCERVQTDSFVSNELDDPDNLIVTRKGKAQLAHWQEVRSLGLLNLVYDVTPPDFVDAVITELGMIPCTSVPVVLRVKSVDQ; from the exons ATGGCAGACAACGTAGTGACAG CAGATGAAAGCGACAAGACAACAGATATTGAGCGCGCAAAG AGTGAAGGCAAAGAGTTgaccaaagaagagaagcagcgGCTGAGGAAAGAGAAGAAGCAGCAGaagaaatacaaagaaaaaaaagatgactctGCAAAACCTGACGCTTCTGTTGTGCCGCCTTCACAGAAAG TACCTGCCGCCGGTGCGGACGCTGCCGCGCCATCAGACAAGGCGGCCAAGAGCAAAGTGGAGCTGAAAGGGGAGAGGAGACCTCGACACGACTCCGACAGGAGCTCCAAGCAAGGCAAAAAGCGCGACGGCAGCCAGCAGCAGGCCGCCGCCGCGTCTGCCGCCAAACCCAAATTGCCACCCAACGAGCTGCAGCCTG TGGTGAAAAGGCTGCCTGAACATGTCCAAGTGGATGACCCTGATGTGGTCAAGAAGCTGGCCAAGAAGCTAGAACGACAACAG ATCCCGCTTCGGTCAGACTATGGTTACAAGGTCAGCCTCTTTTCGCACCTGCACCAGTACAGTCGCAAAGCCCCCCTGACGCAGCAAGTCGG CATCCCCTCGTCGGTCATCCATCCCGCGATCGTCCGACTCGGCCTCCAGTATTCCCAGGGCATCGTGGCGGGGTCCAACGCTCGCTCCGTGGCGCTGCTGCACGCCTTCAAACAG GTCATAAGGGACTACACCACTCCGCCAAATGAAGAGCTAGCCAGAGACTTGGTCAACAAATTGAAACCTTACATAAG TTTCTTGAATCAGTGTCGCCCTCTGTCGGCCAGCATGGGAAATGCAATCAAATATATCAAGAAGGAGATCTCCAACATTCCAAATCACTGCAAGGAAGACGAG GCAAAGAGCAAACTGCTAAACGGCATCGACTGCTACATCGATGAAAGAATCGTCCTGGCGGCCAAAGCCGTGGCGGCCATCGCCATCGAAAAGATCAGCGACGGCGACGTCATCCTTGTCTACGGATG CTCGTCGCTGGTCAACCACATCCTTTACGAAGCCTTCAACATGGGCAGGAAGTTCCGCGTGATCGTGGTGGACAGCAGGCCGCGGTTGGAGGGCCGCGAGGCCCTGAGGCGTCTGGTCCAGCGGGGCATCAGCTGCACCTACGTCCTCATCTCCGTCGTCTCCTACATCCTCCCGGAG GTGTCAAAGGTCCTCCTGGGCGCCCACGCGTTGCTCGCCAACGGTTACATGATGTCCCGCGTGGGCACGTCCCAAATCGCTCTGGTTGCCAAAGCCTTCAACGTGCCTGTGCTGGTGTGCTGCGAGACGTACAAATTCTGCGAGCGGGTGCAGACGGACTCCTTCGTATCAAATGAGCTCG ACGATCCCGACAACCTGATCGTGACGCGGAAGGGCAAGGCGCAGCTGGCGCACTGGCAGGAGGTGCGCTCGCTGGGTCTGCTCAACCTGGTGTACGACGTGACGCCACCCGACTTTGTGGACGCCGTCATCACCGAGCTGGGCATGATCCCGTGCACGTCGGTGCCCGTGGTGCTGCGCGTCAAAAGCGTCGACCAGTGA
- the LOC144039553 gene encoding uncharacterized protein LOC144039553 isoform X2 encodes MEKRCSGNTKKRSQGYIYKKQLAQSRPHCHGMTPGGGYQQPPGNGPIFCQYSNHDLAAQNAALREQLLSQHHRHDHERQRLLRALKKPGQSKSDDIIAAVNEEWQHCWATREQETAAQFQTHQEGMQRYMDDMAAYFHFQLENMHVHNVDTVCFFQSEMAYLGRAISEKDELARKLKKENAVLVAQNKEMYSELCTLKADAAEPPNSREDGLTNEVLLGQVEKLEDAFESLAVHKEELEGLRADW; translated from the exons ATGGAGAAACGCTGCTCTGGAAACACAAAGAAAAGGAGCCAAGGATACATTTACAAAAAGCAGTTGGCACAAAGCAGG CCCCATTGTCACGGGATGACCCCTGGAGGAGGTTACCAGCAGCCTCCAGGGAACGGTCCCATCTTTTGCCAGTACTCCAACCACGATCTGGCGGCACAAAACGCAGCCCTGAGAGAGCAGCTGCTGTCCCAGCACCACCGGCACGACCACGAAAGGCAGCGGCTCCTGAGAGCGCTCAAGAAGCCCGGCCAGTCCAAATCGGACGACATCATCGCGGCCGTGAATGAGGAGTGGCAACATTGCTGGGCCACCCGAGAGCAGGAGACGGCCGCCCAGTTTCAAACCCATCAGGAGGGCATGCAGCGCTACATGGATGACATGGCCGCTTATTTTCACTTCCAGCTGGAAAACATGCACGTGCACAACGTGGACACGGTTTGCTTTTTTCAAAGCGAGATGGCCTACTTGGGCCGAGCCATCTCAGAGAAGGACGAGCTCGCCAGAaagttgaaaaaagaaaacgccGTACTGGTAGCGCAGAATAAAGAGATGTATTCCGAGCTCTGCACATTGAAAGCAGACGCGGCAGAGCCACCAAATTCTCGGGAGGACGGATTGACCAACGAGGTGCTCCTTGGACAAGTGGAAAAGCTGGAGGACGCGTTCGAGAGCCTCGCGGTGCACAAAGAGGAGCTTGAG GGGCTGAGAGCTGATTGGTGA
- the atraid gene encoding all-trans retinoic acid-induced differentiation factor isoform X1: MKTGHDQLTPPLFVFILYLCIYQSQQQLEPQVCKQCSGTVLNVSAVGTFCSSSNGRIAGRCCLGNESSNPARIIGLDFSNCSLTHVDNLQEASAALMIDLSSNFIVNMSDSTFQGFSQLSHLILPADIGCPSGNSSWDKVEIDEGKRHCKGQRNMCNQPGKMCKFSRRKVVFKSLKYDKRYRCRSAAVNCPEYSQCGPYGPGFFECSCADSYHGYKCLREGKFPALQVFGPLGASTLALSLLLWFTERRKAKKSL; this comes from the exons atgaaaactggGCATGACCAGTTGACGCCTcctctgtttgtttttatcctttatttgtgtatttaccAAAGCCAGCAACAGCTCGAACCGCAG GTATGTAAGCAATGTAGTGGGACGGTGCTGAATGTCTCCGCggtgggaacattttgctcCTCGTCCAACGGCCGCATCGCCGGACGTTGCTGCCTGGGGAATGAAAGCAGCAATCCGGCACGCATCATCGG gctGGATTTTTCCAATTGTTCCTTAACTCACGTGGACAATCTCCAGGAAGCATCAGCTGCTTTAATGAT CGATCTGTCCTCAAACTTCATCGTCAACATGAGTGACTCAACATTTCAAGGATTTAGCCAATTAAGTCATTT GATTTTGCCCGCAGACATCGGCTGTCCAAGTGGGAATTCCTCCTGGGATAAGGTGGAGATAGACGAGGGAAAGCGCCATTGCAAAGGCCAGAGAAACATGTGCAATCAGCCGGGGAAGATGTGTAAGTTCTCACGACGGAAAGTTGTTTTTAAGTCACTAAAATACGATAAGCGATACCGATGCCGGTCCGCAGCTGTGAACTGTCCCGAGTACTCCCAGTGCGGTCCGTACGGGCCCGGCTTCTTCGAGTGCAGCTGTGCCGACAGCTACCACGGATACAAGTGTCTGCGAGAG GGCAAGTTCCCAGCCCTCCAGGTGTTCGGGCCTCTGGGCGCTTCCACACTTGCCCTTTCCCTCCTGCTGTGGTTCACCGAGAGGCGAAAGGCTAAGAAGTCTCTTTAG
- the atraid gene encoding all-trans retinoic acid-induced differentiation factor isoform X2, whose protein sequence is MKTGHDQLTPPLFVFILYLCIYQSQQQLEPQVCKQCSGTVLNVSAVGTFCSSSNGRIAGRCCLGNESSNPARIIGLDFSNCSLTHVDNLQEASAALMIDLSSNFIVNMSDSTFQGFSQLSHLILPADIGCPSGNSSWDKVEIDEGKRHCKGQRNMCNQPGKMSVNCPEYSQCGPYGPGFFECSCADSYHGYKCLREGKFPALQVFGPLGASTLALSLLLWFTERRKAKKSL, encoded by the exons atgaaaactggGCATGACCAGTTGACGCCTcctctgtttgtttttatcctttatttgtgtatttaccAAAGCCAGCAACAGCTCGAACCGCAG GTATGTAAGCAATGTAGTGGGACGGTGCTGAATGTCTCCGCggtgggaacattttgctcCTCGTCCAACGGCCGCATCGCCGGACGTTGCTGCCTGGGGAATGAAAGCAGCAATCCGGCACGCATCATCGG gctGGATTTTTCCAATTGTTCCTTAACTCACGTGGACAATCTCCAGGAAGCATCAGCTGCTTTAATGAT CGATCTGTCCTCAAACTTCATCGTCAACATGAGTGACTCAACATTTCAAGGATTTAGCCAATTAAGTCATTT GATTTTGCCCGCAGACATCGGCTGTCCAAGTGGGAATTCCTCCTGGGATAAGGTGGAGATAGACGAGGGAAAGCGCCATTGCAAAGGCCAGAGAAACATGTGCAATCAGCCGGGGAAGATGT CTGTGAACTGTCCCGAGTACTCCCAGTGCGGTCCGTACGGGCCCGGCTTCTTCGAGTGCAGCTGTGCCGACAGCTACCACGGATACAAGTGTCTGCGAGAG GGCAAGTTCCCAGCCCTCCAGGTGTTCGGGCCTCTGGGCGCTTCCACACTTGCCCTTTCCCTCCTGCTGTGGTTCACCGAGAGGCGAAAGGCTAAGAAGTCTCTTTAG